Below is a window of Pseudarthrobacter equi DNA.
CCCTGCGCCTGGTCCTGGTTACAGAGGAGGGAAAATGGCGGATCAGCGAGATCCTCCCCGGCTCCTGAAACCACGCCGCTGCAGCCCGCGCCCTGTTCACCAGTTCAAGGTCAGGCCAGGTCCGCGGCCTTGTCGTTGCCGGCAACCCAGGCGGCCGCCTCCGCCAAACCAGGATGTTCCCAGCGGAAACCGGCTGCCGACAACACGGCAGGCTCCATCCTTTGGCTGGCCAGCAACAGCTCTTCGGCCAGGTCGCGCATCAACAGGCGCAACACCGGGCCCGGGACCCGCAGGACAGCGGGCCGGTGCAGTGCATGGGCCAGTGCGGCCACGATGCTGTTGACGTCAGCCTGTTCGGGGGCGCACAGGTTAACAGGGCCACGGATGTCGGATTCCAGCAGGAACAGGAAAGCCTTTGACACATCCGGCAGGGATATCCAGGGCCAGTACTGGCGGCCGTCCCCGAACGGTCCGCCGATGCCGAGACGCAGGAGGGGGAGCAGCCTGCCCAAGGCGCCGCCGGAGCGGCTGAGGACGACGCCGGTGCGCGGCGTGACAGTCCGTACGCCTGGCGGGGCAGCGGCAGCGGCCTGTTCCCACTCCACACAGATGCGGGACAGGGTGCCGGACCCCGCGGGGGCATTTTCGCGGAGCACGGTGTATCCCGCGTCCCCGTAATACCCGGACCCGGACTGACTGATGAAGGTGGGCGGCGGGCTGTCCACCTGCTGCATGGCCTGGACAAGGGTCTCTGTGGGCCGGAGCCGCGAACTGAACAGGTCCTCCACGCGCTTGCGCGTCCACGGCCGGTCGCCGATTCCGGCGCCCGAAAGATTGACGACGGCGTCCACGCCCTCGAGTGCCCGGGGATCCAGTTCCCCGGCGGCCGGATCCCAGCGGACTTCGGCGGCCGTCTTGGGTTCACGGCGCACCAGGGACACGACGTCGTGCCCGGCCTCCCTGAAGGTGGCTGACATGGACGTGCCGATCATTCCCGAGGCCCCGGACATAAGGATGCGCATGCTCCATCACACCACGGACCCGGCCCCACGGCACGTCCCGCGGCGCCGGGTAAGGGATGACTATGATCGAACGATGACCTCTTCGAGCTACTTCCGTTTTCCGCATCTGCACGGCGATCTGGTCACCTTCGTGGCCGAGGATGACGTCTGGATTGCGCCACTGGACGGGGGCCGCGCGTGGCGTGTCTCCTCGCTCCAGTTGCCCGCCCGCAACCCGCGCTTCACCCCGGACGGCAAGAAGCTGGTGTGGACGGTGGTCCAGGGAACGGCGCCGGAAGTGGTCTCGGCGGACGTCGACGGCGGCGGTTACCGGCAGCTGACCTACTTCGGCCACAGCACCACCCGGGTCAAGGGCTTCACCGCCGGCGGCGCCGTCGTGGTGACCAGCGCGTTCCGGCAGGCCGAAAGCCGTCACACCCACGCGTACAGCGTGCCTCTCGAAGGCGGCTGGGCGGAGGAACTGCCGTTTGGCCCCGTGGAGTCGGTGGCCTTCGGCCCGGAAGTGGGCGATGAGCGCCCGGTGGTGGTGGCCAGCGTGCTGTCCCGCGAACCTGCCTGGTGGAAGAGGTACCGCGGCGGCACAGCAGGGAAGCTGTGGATCGACACTGACGGAAACGGCGAATTCGAACGGCTGCTGCCGGACCTGGAAGGAAACCTTGCGGACCCCCTGTGGGTGGATGGCCGGGTGGCCTTCCTCTCCGACCACGAGGGCTACGGCAACCTCTATTCAGTCCTTCCCAACGGCAAGGACCTGCGCCGGCACACCGACCATGAGGACTTCTACGTCCGCCACGCCGCCACGGACGGCACCCGGGTTATCTTCGAATCCGCCGGTGAACTGTGGGTACTGACGGACCTCGGGTCCGAGGCTGTCCGCCTTGATATCACCCTCGGATCCGCCTCCCAGTCCCGCCGCCCCGCACTCCTGAAGACGTCAAAGCACCTGGGCGCCGCAGTGCCTGATGCCACCGGTTCAGCCAGCGCAGTGGAGGCGCACGGCACCATCCACTGGCTCCGCCACAAGGACGGACCGTCGCGCGTCATCGAGGCCACACCCGGCGTGCGCGGCCGCCTTCCAAGGCCGCTGGGCGACGGCCGGATCGCCTACATTGCTGACCACGGCGGCGTCGAGGCCCTGCATATCAGGGACATCGTGGCAGCCATCGACCACCCGGCCGTCGCCGCAGGAACCATGCCGGCAACGCCGCCCGCCGGCGACACAGCGGAGGCAGCCAATCCCGTGGAAGCAGACACCGGTTCAGCCTCCGGGCGGGCGGATGCCATGGCCTTGCCCCAGCCCGTGCCGGCTGCCGGCGCGGCTGTGCTGGCCGGATCTGCGCAGCCTTCCCCTGTTGTCCTGGCCAGCTCCCGCGCCGGTGGCAGCGACGAACAGCAGCCGGATGGGGCCCCTGGGGAGGGCACCGGCGAACCTTCCGCACCTGCCGTGGCTCCCGCTGCCGCGCAGATTGCCGTCCCGACGCCGTCGCGGGCCAGCGCCCTCGAGGCGAGCCCTGACGGACGGTGGCTCGCCCTGGGCACGTCGTTCGGCGACGTGTACGTCGCCGACGCCGCCTCGGGCGAACTGACCCGGGTGGCCAGCATCGGGGAGGGAACCATTTCCGACCTCGCCTGGTCCGGCGACTCCGCCTGGCTGGTCTGGTCCGAGCCCGTCACCTCCTTCGGATCGCGCAGCCGGCTGCGGGCCGCCAACATCGCGGACCCGGGCTCCGACCCCGTGGAGGTCACCGACGGACGGTTCTGCGACAGGTCTCCGGCGTTCACCCCAGACGGGAAGTACCTGGCCTTCCTCTCCAACCGCAGCTTCGACCCGGTCTACGACGGCCACTCCTTCGACCTGTCCTTCCCGAGCCCCATCAAGCCGTACCTCGTTGCCCTGGCCGCCGGTACGCCGTCGCCGTTCGGACCGGACGTGGCACCCGGGGCAGCTGGTGGAGACGCCGCCGCCGCCGCCGCCGACGCCGACGCACAGGACGGGCCGCCGGCGGTCCGCGTGGATCCCGAAGGCCTGGCCCACCGGGTCATCGGCGTTCCGGTTCCGCAGGGCAACTACACCCGACTCTCGGCAACCAAGGGCGCGCTCCTGTGGCTTGATGCTGCCCTCTCCGGCGTCACCGGCGACGGCAAGGCAAGCCAGGAGGACAAGGACACCCGTCCCAGCCTGGTGCGGTACGACCTCGGCCGGCGCAAGCAGGAGACCCTCGTGGAGTCCCTGGACAGCTACCGGCTCTCCGGCGACCGGACCAAGGCCGTGGTCCTTGCTGACAAGCAGGTCACAGTGGTTCCGTCCGACGCCAAGGCGGACGAGGAATCCGGCAAGCTGGTCAAGGTGGACCTGGGCCGCATTCGCGTGATGATGGACCCCGTCAGCGTCTGGGGGCAGGCCTTCGATGAGGCCTGGCGCCTGCAGCGGGACTTCTTCTGGGCCGAAGACATGGCCGGCCAGGATTGGGACTCGATGCGCAACCGGTACCGTCCCCTGGTGGACCGGCTGGGCTCGCACGACGACCTCGTTGACCTGCTCTGGGAGCTGCACGGCGAACTGGGCACCTCGCATGCCTATGTACGCCCCGCAGCCGTGACGGAGAACGGGAGCCACGGGCAGGGCCGGCTGGGCGCCGATCTGGCCCACACGGCGTCGGGCTGGGAAATCACCCGGATCCTCGCCGGCGAGTCCTCGGATCCGCTGGCCACCTCGCCATTGAACCGGCCCGGGGTCGACGCGAAAGCCGGCGACATCCTGCTGGCCATCGACGGCGTGCCGCTGGCTGAATCGGTCACGCCCGCCATGCAGCTGGTCGGGGCGGCGGGCCGCGCCGTCGAGCTGACCCTGCTGAACGGTGCCGGGCACGGCGATGCCGCCGGCACCCAGCGCCGCGTCGCCGTCGTGCCCGTCAAGGATGAGGAGCGGCTGCGCTACCAGGAATGGGTGGCGTCGAACCGCCGCACCGTCCGGGAAGCCTCAGGCGGTGCCTTCGGCTACCTGCACATCCCGGACATGATGGCCAACGGCTGGGCCCAGTTGCACCGGGACCTCGATACCGAGACCGCGCTGGACGGGCTGATCGTGGATGTGCGGCGCAACCGCGGCGGACACACGTCGCAGCTGGTGGCCGAACTGATTGGCCGCAAGGTGACCGGCTGGAGCATGCCGCGCGGGGAAAAGCCGCGCACCTACCCCCACCACGCACCGAGGGGACCGGTGATTATCCTCGCGGACGAATTCGCCGGCTCCGACGGCGACATCATCACCCAGGTGTCCAAGCTGCGGGGAATCGGCCCGGTCATCGGAACGCGCACCTGGGGCGGCGTGGTGGGCATTGACAACCGCTTCGCCCTGGCCGACGGAACGGGAGTGACCCAGCCGCGCTACGCCACCTGGTTCGGCGGCGGCGTGGGCTGGGGCGTGGAGAACTACGGCGTGGACCCGGACATCGAAGTGACCTTCCCGCCGCATGCCTACGCCGCCGGGCGCGATCCGCAGCTGGAATACGGCATCGGCGCGCTCAAGGAAATGGTCCAGGAACTGCCTACCGACCGTCCTCCGCTCCGTGAGGGCTACCGCCGGCTGCGTCCCGCGCCGCTCCCGGCGCGCAGCCAGGCCAAGGCTTAGCCAGGCGGGCTGCCGCCTGCAGACGGACACGCAAAAAGGCCCTGTTCCTGCCGGACGAACCGGCAGGAACAGGGCCTTTGGCGTTTGTTGGGTCAGGAAGCGAGCGTGGCGTCCAGGCTGATCTCAATGCCGGCCAGCGCCTGCGAAACAGGGCAGCCCTTCTTGGCTGCCTCGGCGATGCGCTGGAAGTCTTCCTCGGAAATGCCGGGAATGCGGGCATTAAGGGTCAGGTGGCTGCCGGTGATGCCGGTGCCCGGCTGGAAGCCCACCTCCGCCTTGGTGTTGACTTCCTCCGGGGTGAAACCGGCCTGGCTGAGTTCGTGGCTGAAGGCCATCGAGAAACACGCCGAGTGTGCCGCTGCGATGAGTTCCTCGGGGCTGGTCTTGCCCTCGGCCGCTTCGGTGCGGGCCTTCCAGGTGACATCGAACGTGCCCAGGCCTGAGCTGTCCAGGGTGGTGTTGCCGGAACCCTCGGTCAGGCTGCCCGTCCATACCGTGTGCGCGTTGCGTGTTGTAGCCATGTCACTCCTCAACGTTGATTCGATCCGGGCGCCGGCATCCGCCGCAGCCCGCCGTTCCCCATCCTAGGGATTTGGCAGCACCGGTGCACAGGTTGTCCGCTGAGAGAGGATTGTGACCGGCCCTGACAACGCACGACGGCGGCGCTCCCGCACAGGGGAAGCGCCGCCGTCGTCAGAGGCACGCGGAGGGGTGGGGCAGCTACCGCCAGAGCGTCGCGATGGCGACGTTCAGCAGTGCCAGGCCGCCCACGCTGTGGGCGAGGCCGATGGAGACCGGTTCGCCCTTCTTGAATTTGCGGCTGCCGATGAAGGCCAGGACGGCAACCACCAGTGCAATGACGAGTTTGATGCCCAGCTTGGCGTAGTTGGCGTCCATGTCCAGGGCGGGGATCAGGCCCATCATCGCCACACCGGTGAGGAGCTGCAGGGCAGCACCATCGAACTGGCGCGGGTGGACGGTGGGCTTCTTCATCTGCCCGATCCAGATGCCGACGATCATGGCGGCGCCGACGATGTGCAGGAAGACCATGACGTTGTAAACGATGTTCATGGCATCAGTCTATCCAGATTCTTCTACGCTCTGTAGTAACCGTCGCGTGCGTGCCCTCCGCAGCGCGTCCCTGGCGCAAAGTCGTTTAAAAGCCGCAGCGGCCGGCCGGACGTCCAGTGGATCACCACCGGATGCCGGACAGCCGCCGCGGACTGCGTCCTGGGGTTAGAGGCCCAGGTCCGCTTCGAAGGCGCCCTCTTCGAGGCGTGCCTTCAGGGTCTGGAGGAACCGGCCGGCGTCAGCGCCGTCCACCAGCCGGTGGTCGTACGTCAGCGACAGGTACATCATGGAGCGGATGGCGATCGAGTCGTCACCGTTTTCGTCAGCGACCACTACGGGGCGCTTGACGATGGCACCGGTGCCCAGGATGCCAACCTGCGGCTGGTTGATGATCGGGGTGTCGAACAGGGCGCCCACCGAACCGATGTTGGTGATGCTGAACGTGCCGCCGGACAGTTCGTCCGGGCCGATCTTGCCGGCGCGCGTACGGCCAGCCACATCGGCGATCTTGCCGGCAAGGCCGGCCAGGTTCAGGTTGCCGGCGTCGGAAATGACCGGAACCAGGAGGCCCTTGTCGGTGTCGACGGCGATCGCCAGGTGTTCGGCGTTGTGGTAAGTGATTTCCTGCTTGTCCTCGTCGTACGCAGCGTTGAGCTTGGGGTGCTGCTTGAGGGCCTCGGCCACGGCCTTGGCAATGAACGGCAGGAAGGTCAGCTTGGTGCCGTTCTGGGCCTGGAACGAGTTCTTGGCCTTGAGGCGGAGCTTGGCAACCTTGGTCATGTCCACTTCGTGGACCTGCGTCAGCTGCGTGGAGACCTCGAGGGATTCGCGCATGCGGCGGGCAATGACCTGGCGGATGCGCGGAGCCTTCTGGGTGGTACCGCGGAGCGAGGAAACCTGGCCGTTGCCGGCTGCGGGTGCGGACGCAGCGGGTGCTGCAGCGGGAGCTGCGGCCGGAGCGGCCTTAGCCTCGGCGGCGGCGATGACATCCTGCTTGCGGATGCGGCCGCCGACGCCGGTGCCGGACAGTGCGGAGATGTCCACGCCGTGCTGGTTGGCCAGCTTGCGGACCAGGGGAGTGACGTAGCCGGACTCGCCGCCTGCCGCCGGAGCCTCGGCTGCTGCCGGGGCGGCCTGCGGAGCAGGTGCGGATGCCGGAGCGGGCGCGGCTGCCGGAGCCGGAGCGGCCTTCGGGGCCTCCTGCTTCGGTGCCTCTTGCTTGGGTGCTTCCTGCTTGGGTGCTTCCTGGGCGGGAGCGGCCGGAGCAGCCGGGGCGGCCGCCGGTGCTGCTGCAGCGCCCGAACCGATGACGGCAAGGACGGAACCGACCTCTGCGGTCTCGTCCTCGTTCACGCGGATTTCCTGCAGGGTGCCCGCAACGGGGGACGGGATCTCGGTGTCGACCTTGTCCGTGGAGACCTCGAGCAGCGGCTCGTCCACCTCAACGGTGTCGCCCACGGCCTTCAGCCAGCGGGTGACGGTGCCTTCGGTCACGCTCTCGCCCAGGGCAGGGAGGGTGACGTCGTGGCTTTCGCCACCACCGGCAGCAGGCGCTTCGGCGGCGGGAGCGGCCGGTGCTTCCTCTGCGGGTGCGGCGGGAGCTTCCTGGGCGGGTTCAGCCGCGGCGGCTTCTTCTGCCGGTGCAGCGGCGGGGGCTTCTTCTGCGGGTGCGGAACCGCCGCCGGAGCCATCACCGATGCGGACCAGCGGTGCGCCGACCTCTGCGGTCTCGTCTTCGGCGACCAGGATTTCCTCAATCACGCCAGCGACAGGAGAGGGGATTTCGGTGTCGACTTTGTCGGTGGAGACCTCGAGCAGCGGCTCGTCCACCTCTACCCGGTCACCTACCTGCTTCAGCCAGCGGGTGACGGTTCCTTCGGTGACACTCTCACCGAGGGCGGGCAAGTTAACGGATTCAGACATGTCGTCCCCGTTCTCCTTATTGATCTTTAGTGCGAATGATTGCTGCCTTGTTGGAAGCCTAGTGCACCCGGTCTGCGGGACCGGGTGCACCGGGCTCGGTAATGCTGTGGGGAATCAGCCGTGAAGAGGCTTGCCGGCCAGAGCCAGGTGGGCCTCGCCGAGGGATTCGTTCTGCGTGGGGTGTGCGTGCAGCAGCTGGGCCACATCCTCCGGGTACGCTTCCCAGTTCACGATCAGCTGGGCTTCGCCCACCTGCTCGCCCATGCGGGCACCGATCATGTGGACGCCCACCACGGGGCCGTCCTTCTGGCGGACCAGCTTCACCAGGCCGGAGGTGCCCAGGATGGAGCTCTTGCCGTTGCCGGCCAGGTTGTATTCCTGGGTCTGGACCTGGTCGTCGCCGAACTTTTCCTTGGCAGCCTTCTCGGTGTAGCCAACCGTAGCGATCTCGGGCTCCGAGTAGGTGACCTTGGGGATGTTGATGTCCTCAACGATCACGGGCTTCAGGCCCGCGATTTCCTCGGCTACGAAGATGCCCTGCTGGTAGCCGCGGTGGGCCAGCTGTACACCGGGGACGATGTCGCCCACGGCGTAGATGTTGCCGACGCCGGTGTGCAGGCGCTCGTTGGTGATGACGAAGCCGCGGTCGATGGTGATGCCTGCGTCCTCGTAGCCAAGGTTGGCGGTAACCGGTCCGCGGCCCACGGCAACCAGGAGGAGGTCGGCTTCGAACGTCTTGCCGTCCACCAGGGTGACCTTGACGCCGTCGGCGTTCTGCTCGACGCCCTGGAAGAACACGCCGGTGGAGAACTTGATGCCGCGCTTCTTGAAAGCGCGCTCAAAGTTCTTGATGATGGTGGCGTCCTCGTTGGGGACCAGGGAAGGCAGACCCTCCACGATGGTGACGTCCACGCCGAAGGACTTCCAGACCGAGGCGAACTCGACGCCGATGACGCCGCCGCCCAGGATGATGGCGCTCTTGGGGATGGAGTCCATGGTGAGGGCCTGGTCGGAGGTGATGACCTTGCCGCCGATTTCCAGGCCGGGCAGGGTGCGGGAGTAGGAACCCGTGGCCAGGATGATGTTCTTGCCCCTGTAGGCGGTGCCGTTGACCACGACGGTGTCGGTGCCCTGGAGCTTGCCTTCACCTTCGATGACGGTGATGCCCTTGGACTTGATGAGGCCCTGGAGGCCCTTGTACTTGCCGGCAATGATGCCGTCCTTGTACGCGTTGACGGCGGTCATGTCGATGCTGTCAAGGGTGACGTTCACGCCGTACTTGGCGGAGTCGCGGGCGTGGTCGGCCAGTTCCGCGGAGTGGAGCAGGGCCTTGGTGGGGATGCAGCCGTTGTGGAGGCAGGTGCCGCCCAGCTTGGCTTTCTCCACGAGGCCGACGGTGAGGCCGAGCTGTACTGCCCGGAGCGCCGCGGCGTAGCCGCCGCTGCCGCCGCCGAGTACCAGGATGTCGAATTCTTGCGCAGTTGCCTGATCGGCCACTTAAACGCTCCCTCGCGTGAACGATGACGCGTTCTGCGCGCATCATCTGGTCTTGGAATTGCACTGCCGTGATTATGTCAGCAGGTCAGTTCTCTTGCATTTGTGACTACCGTGGTTCACCTTAGCGAACCACCCATCCATGCTCCACCTTGGCGCAGCGTTTGTGGAGCGCTTGTGTCCAGTGTCACGCGGCCCTGTGGCACAGGGATCACCCGTACCGCAGGGCCGCGTGCACCGTTGCCGCTCCGCGGAGTCAGGCTGCGGCCAGGATGTCCTCGACGTAGGCGACGAGGGTACGGACCGTGCAGCCGGTGCCCTGCTTGTGCGTGTAGCCGTACGGGCTGCCGTTGTTGAAGGACGGGCCGGCGATGTCGATGTGCGCCCAGGGGATCTGTTCGCCCTGCTTGTCCTGGCCCACGAATTCGCGCAGGAACACGGCAGCGGTCATCATGCCGCCATGGCGTTCGCCGATGTTGGCCAGGTCCGCCACCTGGGAATCCAGGGTGGGGCGCAGTTCCTCGGGGAGAGGCATGGGCCATACGAGTTCGCCGGCGCGGTCCGCAGCCGACTTGAGGGCTCCGGTGATGGTGTCCGAGCCCATGACGCCTGCGGTCCGGTTGCCCAGGGCGATGAGTTGCGCACCCGTGAGGGTTGCGACGTCAATGATGGCGTCCGGGTATTCGCGGCTGGCTGCCACGATTCCGTCGGCCATGACCAGGCGGCCTTCGGCGTCCGTGTTGAGGACTTCCACGGTCTTGCCGCCGAACATCGTCAGGACGTCGGCGGGACGGGACGCTGCACCCGACGGCATGTTCTCGGCGATGCAGAGCCACGCGGTGGCCTTGACCGGCAGGCCCAGTCCGGCGATGGCCAGGACAGTGTTAAGGACGACGGCGGCGCCGGCCATGTCGCTCTTCATATCGCCCATGCCGAGGGCCGGCTTGATGGAGATGCCGCCGGTGTCGAACGTGATGCCCTTGCCCACGAGCGCGATGCTGGACGCAGCCTTGGCAGGGGAGTACTCCACCTTGACCAGGCGCGGCTGGCGCGTGGAGCCCTTACCGACGCCCATGATGCCGCCGAAGCCTTCCTTTTCCAGGCGCTTCTCGTCCCAGACCGTCACCTTGACGGGCAGGCCCTTGGCCAGGTCCTTCGCTGCTTCGGCGAACGACTCCGGGTACAGGTGGCTGGGCGGGGTGTTGACCAGCGAACGCGTGGCGTTGACAGCCTTGGCTACCAGGCCCGCGCGCTTCAGTGCGGTGCCGAGTTCCTTCTGCTCCACCACATCGGTGAAAATCAGTGCGTTGGCAACCGGGTCCTTGAGCCCGTCCTTGGCGGACCGGAACTCGGTGAAGGAGTACGCACCCAGCGCCGCACCCTCGGCGACGGCCTCGACGTCGGCGACTGACGCCGTCGGGAACGCCAGCGCCACCGTTGCCAGCCCGGCCAGTTGCCGGACCGCGGAACCGGCGGCGCGGCGGAGCGATTCTGCGGCGAGCGGCTTTCCTGCCTGTACCTTGCCCACGCCCGCCAGCACCAGGATGCCCGCACCGGTTTCCGGCAGGCCGGGCAGCCGGACCACCTGGTCTGCTGCGCCGGTGATGCCCAGTGCCTTGAGGGAGTCGGTGAGGGCTTCAGCCGATTTTGCCGTCAATGGGTTGTCCAGAAGGACCGGCCCGTCGGTTCCCTGCCCCACCCCGATGACCACGGCGTCGCTGGGGCTCTTCTTCAGGTCCCGGGAGACGGTACTAAGGTTGATTTCAGTATTCTTGACCACAGGGATGAGTCCTCAATTCTCGAAAAGATCGGGCGGGGATGCATGTTCGGCTCCCGCCATGGTGGCCCGGAGGCGGCCGTTCCGGACGCGGCCCGGGCGAAAAGCAGGCCCGGCTGGCAGGCCAGTTCCGATCGTAGCCCTTCGCCGGTGCGCCGGGAGAATTTCCTGAGATGTGCACCACACGGTGGGGCGGAATGCCGCGTCCCAACTCTGCGTTATGCCTATTGACCACCCCAACCAGTGAAAGGACCATGGCGTGCTTGAAAGGATCTCCGGCTCCCTGCTGGACCCCGACGCTCTCTATGCGAGCAACATTGAGCTGTTCCACAGCCCTGAGCTTCGCGGCCTGAACCTGGTGATGGGGTTTACCGGCTTCGCGGACGCGGGCCACGTGGTGAAGCAGATCAATGCCGAACTGCTGGACTCCCTTGATGCCCAGCCCGTCGCCGTCTTCGACGCCGACCAGCTGATTGACTACCGG
It encodes the following:
- a CDS encoding TIGR01777 family oxidoreductase, which codes for MRILMSGASGMIGTSMSATFREAGHDVVSLVRREPKTAAEVRWDPAAGELDPRALEGVDAVVNLSGAGIGDRPWTRKRVEDLFSSRLRPTETLVQAMQQVDSPPPTFISQSGSGYYGDAGYTVLRENAPAGSGTLSRICVEWEQAAAAAPPGVRTVTPRTGVVLSRSGGALGRLLPLLRLGIGGPFGDGRQYWPWISLPDVSKAFLFLLESDIRGPVNLCAPEQADVNSIVAALAHALHRPAVLRVPGPVLRLLMRDLAEELLLASQRMEPAVLSAAGFRWEHPGLAEAAAWVAGNDKAADLA
- a CDS encoding S41 family peptidase, whose amino-acid sequence is MTSSSYFRFPHLHGDLVTFVAEDDVWIAPLDGGRAWRVSSLQLPARNPRFTPDGKKLVWTVVQGTAPEVVSADVDGGGYRQLTYFGHSTTRVKGFTAGGAVVVTSAFRQAESRHTHAYSVPLEGGWAEELPFGPVESVAFGPEVGDERPVVVASVLSREPAWWKRYRGGTAGKLWIDTDGNGEFERLLPDLEGNLADPLWVDGRVAFLSDHEGYGNLYSVLPNGKDLRRHTDHEDFYVRHAATDGTRVIFESAGELWVLTDLGSEAVRLDITLGSASQSRRPALLKTSKHLGAAVPDATGSASAVEAHGTIHWLRHKDGPSRVIEATPGVRGRLPRPLGDGRIAYIADHGGVEALHIRDIVAAIDHPAVAAGTMPATPPAGDTAEAANPVEADTGSASGRADAMALPQPVPAAGAAVLAGSAQPSPVVLASSRAGGSDEQQPDGAPGEGTGEPSAPAVAPAAAQIAVPTPSRASALEASPDGRWLALGTSFGDVYVADAASGELTRVASIGEGTISDLAWSGDSAWLVWSEPVTSFGSRSRLRAANIADPGSDPVEVTDGRFCDRSPAFTPDGKYLAFLSNRSFDPVYDGHSFDLSFPSPIKPYLVALAAGTPSPFGPDVAPGAAGGDAAAAAADADAQDGPPAVRVDPEGLAHRVIGVPVPQGNYTRLSATKGALLWLDAALSGVTGDGKASQEDKDTRPSLVRYDLGRRKQETLVESLDSYRLSGDRTKAVVLADKQVTVVPSDAKADEESGKLVKVDLGRIRVMMDPVSVWGQAFDEAWRLQRDFFWAEDMAGQDWDSMRNRYRPLVDRLGSHDDLVDLLWELHGELGTSHAYVRPAAVTENGSHGQGRLGADLAHTASGWEITRILAGESSDPLATSPLNRPGVDAKAGDILLAIDGVPLAESVTPAMQLVGAAGRAVELTLLNGAGHGDAAGTQRRVAVVPVKDEERLRYQEWVASNRRTVREASGGAFGYLHIPDMMANGWAQLHRDLDTETALDGLIVDVRRNRGGHTSQLVAELIGRKVTGWSMPRGEKPRTYPHHAPRGPVIILADEFAGSDGDIITQVSKLRGIGPVIGTRTWGGVVGIDNRFALADGTGVTQPRYATWFGGGVGWGVENYGVDPDIEVTFPPHAYAAGRDPQLEYGIGALKEMVQELPTDRPPLREGYRRLRPAPLPARSQAKA
- a CDS encoding OsmC family protein, with product MATTRNAHTVWTGSLTEGSGNTTLDSSGLGTFDVTWKARTEAAEGKTSPEELIAAAHSACFSMAFSHELSQAGFTPEEVNTKAEVGFQPGTGITGSHLTLNARIPGISEEDFQRIAEAAKKGCPVSQALAGIEISLDATLAS
- the sucB gene encoding 2-oxoglutarate dehydrogenase, E2 component, dihydrolipoamide succinyltransferase; translated protein: MSESVNLPALGESVTEGTVTRWLKQVGDRVEVDEPLLEVSTDKVDTEIPSPVAGVIEEILVAEDETAEVGAPLVRIGDGSGGGSAPAEEAPAAAPAEEAAAAEPAQEAPAAPAEEAPAAPAAEAPAAGGGESHDVTLPALGESVTEGTVTRWLKAVGDTVEVDEPLLEVSTDKVDTEIPSPVAGTLQEIRVNEDETAEVGSVLAVIGSGAAAAPAAAPAAPAAPAQEAPKQEAPKQEAPKQEAPKAAPAPAAAPAPASAPAPQAAPAAAEAPAAGGESGYVTPLVRKLANQHGVDISALSGTGVGGRIRKQDVIAAAEAKAAPAAAPAAAPAASAPAAGNGQVSSLRGTTQKAPRIRQVIARRMRESLEVSTQLTQVHEVDMTKVAKLRLKAKNSFQAQNGTKLTFLPFIAKAVAEALKQHPKLNAAYDEDKQEITYHNAEHLAIAVDTDKGLLVPVISDAGNLNLAGLAGKIADVAGRTRAGKIGPDELSGGTFSITNIGSVGALFDTPIINQPQVGILGTGAIVKRPVVVADENGDDSIAIRSMMYLSLTYDHRLVDGADAGRFLQTLKARLEEGAFEADLGL
- the lpdA gene encoding dihydrolipoyl dehydrogenase, whose protein sequence is MADQATAQEFDILVLGGGSGGYAAALRAVQLGLTVGLVEKAKLGGTCLHNGCIPTKALLHSAELADHARDSAKYGVNVTLDSIDMTAVNAYKDGIIAGKYKGLQGLIKSKGITVIEGEGKLQGTDTVVVNGTAYRGKNIILATGSYSRTLPGLEIGGKVITSDQALTMDSIPKSAIILGGGVIGVEFASVWKSFGVDVTIVEGLPSLVPNEDATIIKNFERAFKKRGIKFSTGVFFQGVEQNADGVKVTLVDGKTFEADLLLVAVGRGPVTANLGYEDAGITIDRGFVITNERLHTGVGNIYAVGDIVPGVQLAHRGYQQGIFVAEEIAGLKPVIVEDINIPKVTYSEPEIATVGYTEKAAKEKFGDDQVQTQEYNLAGNGKSSILGTSGLVKLVRQKDGPVVGVHMIGARMGEQVGEAQLIVNWEAYPEDVAQLLHAHPTQNESLGEAHLALAGKPLHG
- a CDS encoding leucyl aminopeptidase yields the protein MVKNTEINLSTVSRDLKKSPSDAVVIGVGQGTDGPVLLDNPLTAKSAEALTDSLKALGITGAADQVVRLPGLPETGAGILVLAGVGKVQAGKPLAAESLRRAAGSAVRQLAGLATVALAFPTASVADVEAVAEGAALGAYSFTEFRSAKDGLKDPVANALIFTDVVEQKELGTALKRAGLVAKAVNATRSLVNTPPSHLYPESFAEAAKDLAKGLPVKVTVWDEKRLEKEGFGGIMGVGKGSTRQPRLVKVEYSPAKAASSIALVGKGITFDTGGISIKPALGMGDMKSDMAGAAVVLNTVLAIAGLGLPVKATAWLCIAENMPSGAASRPADVLTMFGGKTVEVLNTDAEGRLVMADGIVAASREYPDAIIDVATLTGAQLIALGNRTAGVMGSDTITGALKSAADRAGELVWPMPLPEELRPTLDSQVADLANIGERHGGMMTAAVFLREFVGQDKQGEQIPWAHIDIAGPSFNNGSPYGYTHKQGTGCTVRTLVAYVEDILAAA